The following nucleotide sequence is from Halapricum desulfuricans.
CGATCGCTCACACCGGGACCGAACTCGCGATCGTCGTCGGTCACACGGGCTGTGGCGCGGTCACGGCGACGTACGACCAGTTGACCGAGGGGCTCTCGGAACCGCCGGGCATCGAACACTCGATCGGGTTGCTGGCCCCCCGACTTCAGGAAGGAGTCGAGGCACTCCCGAGCGGCATCGATCGCGAGACGGCGATCAACCGGCTCGTCGAGTACAACGTCGACCGGCAGGTCGAACTGCTCGCCGAGAGCGACGACGTTCCGGACTCGGTCACCGCGGTCGGCGTCGTCTACGACTTTCAGGACGTCTACGGCGGACAGCGCGGTGAAGTACACGTCGTCAACGTTGACGGGACGCGAGCGGTCGATGACCTCCAACGGGCGTATCCCGAACTCGCAGACAGAGTCACTCGCCTCTGGGAATACGAGCGGTAGCTACAGGAACCGGAACGTCTCGAGGTTCTTCGGCGCGAACGTCCGGAGGTTGTACTCGTGATACAGCGCCGAGGACAGGTCCTGAACGGACGATTCGTCGCCGTGGACACAGAGGACCTTCTCCGGTCGGGGGTTCATCGTCTTCACGAAGTTCTCCAGCCCCTGACGGTCGGCGTGGCCGGAGAACCCGTCGACGGTCTCGACGTCCATCCGCATTTTCATGGTGTTCGACCGGCCGGTACCGTTGCCGACGGGGATCTCGTCCCAGCCGTTCTGGATCCGCCGGCCGAGCGTCCCCTGGGCCTGATAGCCGACGAACACGAGCTTCGAGTCCGCATCCGAGCCGAGGTGTTCGAGCCAGGACATGATCGGACCGCCGGTGACCATCCCCGAAGTCGAGAGGATGATCGCCGAATCGCCGTCGGTGACCTCCCGTCGTTCTTCCTCGCCGCCGTCGATGTGGTTGAACTGCTCGGCGAGGAACGGGTTCTCGTCCTCGTGGAAGATCCGATCCCGCAGATCGTCGCGCAGGTACTCCGGATAGGTCGTGTGGATGGCCGTCGCCTCCCAGATCATCCCGTCGAGGTGAACCGGCATCTCCGGGATGTCGCCCTCCCGCATCGCCTCCTCGAGGACGAGCATGATCTCCTGGGAGCGGCCGACCGCAAACGCGGGAATCAGGATCTTCCCGCCTTTCTCGTAGGTGTCGTTGATGACCTCCGTGAGTTTGCGCTCGGAGTCTTCCTGGTCGGTCTGGTAGTCGTTGCGGCCGCCGTAGGTCGACTCGAGGACGAGCGTCTCGACGCGCGGGAACTCGTTGACCGCGCCGTTGAACAGCCGAGTGTCCTCGTAGTGGATGTCACCGGAGAAGGCGATGTTGTAGAGTCCGTCGCCGAT
It contains:
- a CDS encoding carbonic anhydrase, which gives rise to MNQTLVDLLERNLAHAEAFEGRFDDVQDGQRPDAVTVCCSDSRVLQDRMWDNDRPGQLFTCANIGNRVVQRTPEGEVVSGDVLYPIAHTGTELAIVVGHTGCGAVTATYDQLTEGLSEPPGIEHSIGLLAPRLQEGVEALPSGIDRETAINRLVEYNVDRQVELLAESDDVPDSVTAVGVVYDFQDVYGGQRGEVHVVNVDGTRAVDDLQRAYPELADRVTRLWEYER